The Oncorhynchus mykiss isolate Arlee chromosome 5, USDA_OmykA_1.1, whole genome shotgun sequence DNA window GTTCTACACCGTCTAATCCAGGAGCAGCTCCGTTACGGGAACCCCACAGACACCCGTACCCTCCTGGCCATCCAGCAGCAAGCCCTGCGTggaggcagcaacagcagcggaGGAGGCGGTACCGGATCACCCCGCTCCTCTCTGGAGAGCCTGACCCAGGAGGAGTCCCAGTTCATCCACATGTCCACCAGACAGGACCCCCAGGGTCAGGAGTACCAGGGGGACTACAAACACTGTGAGAGGGACTCCGTGTGTCACCTCTACCAGCTCCACAGACACGGAGAGGAGCTGCCCACCTATGAGGAGGCCAAGGCCCACTCTCAGTATCTGGCCTCGGTAGGAGCCCAGCGGGGTCAGGGGCTTGAGGTGATGGATCACCAGGGAGGGGGCCAGTGGGACTTGAAACGGGAACACGCCCGCTCCCTCAGTGAACGGCTCATGCAGCTCTCCCTGGAGAGGAATGGTGGATCATGTGGATCCAGAGACAGTCTGCCCCTCAGCTCAACACAGAGTTACCCACAGCTTTCCAATGGCCACTGTGGGCCTGTTGACCACCAGGGACCAGAGTCTCTCCAGTACCCCGATCAGAGGGGACCTCCCCCGGACTACTACCCCTTCCTGGTCAGGCCTCCTGGATACATGCTCAGCCACTCACAGGAGACACACGGACACTACCACCAGGAACCTCCTCCCCCATTCCACTCCCAGCACAGGtaaatagaacacacacacaagacaagcCAATATGAATGACATTATATGGATTATGGGTTCCCAGTTAATTTAAATAATTTCTAtaattaatttttatttttcctttctTTAGCCAGGTAAATCATGGAGAACGCGTTCTCTTTTACAATAACGACCAGTATCCCTGTGTTATCTATATGGGATGAATATACCCCAATGACTCTACTTGGTTATAACCACGTGAATGATGCAGTTTGATTCAATGATTCAAAGTATTATAGATATAGATGTagactccatcctctcctctattctccttaGGTATGAACCTGACCATGCCCAGATGATTCGCCACAGTGTCCATTCTGGTCCAGAGGTCTACATGAGCCACGCCAACCCCAGTGCCCACAACAACAGTGCCCAGATGGACCTGTTGAGGGAAAATGAGAGACTGAGGAAAGAGCTGGAGGGGTACAGCGAGAAGGCTGCCAGACttcagaaggtgagagagaggagactacttgaatacgtcccaaatggcaccctattccctatatacagtgctttgcaaaagtattcacaccccttggcgtttttcctattttgttgcctcacaacctgtaatttaaattgatttttatttggatttcatgtaatggacatacacaaaatagtccaaattggtgaagtgaaatgaaaaaaatgacttgtttccaAAAATTAATGTTTCCAAAATGTAAAACTGTAAACTGTGTATGTATTTACCCCCTTtgatatgaagcccctaaataagatctggtgcaaccaattaccttcagaagtcacataattagttaaataaagtccacctgtgtacaatctaagtgtcacatgatctgtcgaATGATATATAtgtctcagtatatatatacctgttctgaaaggccccagagtctgcaacaccactaagtaagtggcaccaccaagcaagcgtcaccatgaagaccaaggagctctccaaacaggtcagggacaaagttgttgagaagtacagatcagggttgagttataaaaaaatatccgtaactttgaacatcccacggagcaccattaaatccattattcaaatgttttaagaacatggcaccacaacaaacctgccaagagagggccgcccaccaaaactcacggaccaggcaaggagggcattaatcagagaggcaacaaagagaccaatgataaccctgaagaagctgcaaagttccacagcggagattaaagtatctgtccataggaccactttaagccgtacactccacagagctgggctttacggaagagtggcctgaaaaaagccattgcttaaagaaaaaaataagcaaacacgtttggtgttcacaaaaaggcatgtgggagactccccaaacatatggaagaaggtactctggtcagatgagactaaaatgtagctttttggccatcaaggaaaacgctatgtctggcacaaacccaacaactctcatcaccccaagaacatcatccccaatgtgaagcatggtggtggcagcatcatgctgtggtgatgtttttcatcggcagttgatggatggcgctaaatacagggaaattgttgagggaaacctgtttcagtcttccagagatttgagactgggacggagattcaccctccagcaggacaatgaccctaagcatactgctaaagaaacacttgagtggtttaaggggaaacgtttaaatgtcttggaatggcctagtcaacacccagacctcaatccaattgagaatctgtggtatgtcttaaagattgctgtacaccagcaggaacccatccaacttgaaggagctggagcagttttcccTTGAAGAATCGGCAAAATCCCAGTGGCTGGATGTGCCAAGTTTaaagagacatatcccaagagacttgcagctgtaattgctgcaaaaggtggctctacaaagtattgactttgggggatgaatagttatgcacgctcaaggttttttttgtcttaattttttatatttattaaaatattttgcatcttcaaagtggtagacatgttgtgtaaatcaaatgatacaaaccccccaaaaaatctattatAATTCCAGATTgttaggcaacaaaataggaaaaatgccaaagggagtgaatactttcgcaagccgcTATattgcgctacttttgaccagagccctatgggtcctgaacaaaatggcaccctattccctatgagccctggtctagagtagtgcactataaaaggtaTAGGATGCCATTGGGGACACAATCCTAATTAGTAACCTTGAATGACTCTGTCACAGCATACAGCATATAGGAGTCTGACTGCTTGTAAACATAGTTTATTGACAGTAATAGTTATGAGTATCATTACAATAGATAAGCATGAATAGGTTTTTATTTCTAAGCCCTGTTGGCTCACAGAGGGTTTAGAGGTAGATAGGGAAGtatacacctgtgtgtgtgtgtgtgtgtgtgtgtgtctgtatatgtgttTGCCAATGCTGCATATCAGTGAGATTAGCCCTCTAGCTGTGCTGTAGCAGGAATGTGCACCGTGGTCAGAGCACAGGGACTTTTCTGTTAATTCTGGAATCATTCATTTCTAGTAACAGACAGAGACTCATACACAGGTTATTTTAATAATAGACATAGACTCATACGCAGGTTATTTTAGTAACAGACAGACTCATACGCAGGTTATTTTAGTAACAGACAGACTCATACGCAGGTTATTTTAGTAACAGACAGAGACTCATTTATAGGTTATTTTCACATATGAAAGTACATTGAGAAGACACTTCCTTCTGTCTTTTCATTCAAGACTCCTCCACCTTCCACACACAAACCTCTTCACATGGAAGCTTATGACTACATTCCTTAAAACTTTATTTGCTACATGTGGGGAATTGTCATGCATTGTGCTTGCTACCTGATAGTGTCTTATTAACATGGTTAATGTTGAAGGTACTAGTAGTGCTCCTGTTTCAGAGACCGgactgtcctctatatctctggctcctttgtcctcctgcctctcctcttcctccttatcctgctcccgctcctcctcctgctccagccTCCTCCACGTTGGCAGAATGCCACGAGGAGACATGAACGCCCTGACACCTGGGACTCATAACCGCTCAGTTAGGAATGTGGATTCCCACTTCTCTTTAGGAGCAAAGTGTTAGTCATTCGCTTAGGGCACACTGCAGTACTTCCACAATGAACAGGCCAGCCAAGCAATTCATATGTCTCATACATTCTGTATGACATCACAGTCTTGTGAGACCGTGGATCTCTTTAGGGTCAGGTCTTAAAACCTGCTTTTTTTTAATGCTGTTTTTCCACTGTCGGACTTTGGACCAGAGTTTTCAGGCTTTTATGTTTCCACATCTGAGCCCCCCCACCACCAAAAAAAGCCCATCAAAATATGACCACTGGTGGGGATGATCTGTGTTTAAAGCTAGAGACCCTCGGACTGACGGTGTCCTCCTCTTGTGTTTCCTTCCAGCTGGAAGTAGAGATCCAGAGGATATCTGAGGCCTACGAGACCCTGATGAAGGGCTCAGCCAAGAGAGAGACCCTGGAGAAAACCATGAGGAACAAACTGGAGTCAGAGATCAAGAGACTACACGACTTCAACAGAGACCTCAGAGGTAAGGCTACCAGCAGCTAGATGCTAATGCTAACAACACAGCTAGTAATCGCAAATAAGAGTGTTGTTTGATGGACTTACCTGTATAAATGAAGCTAAATACTTAATTACCAGGAGCAGGAGTCCTTGTGGTTTATGTACGGTTCTCCCCACAATAAGTAGTAATAGATAGCTAGAAGTTAATcgatctccctcccctctctctctctcttccacctgtAGATCGTCTGGACACTGCTACAAAACAGCGAGTAACCAAAGATGTTGAATCTGCCAACCAGAAGCAGCAGGTGTTCGCCAAGCTCCTCGAACAAAGTAAGTCAACATCGGATGCCCCCccaaacatgagagagagagagaggaacgagGAAACACTGGCTTTCTTCTTTATTTATTTGCAGTTCATAATCTCTTGAGTTTCTGTAGAGGGAAGGAACTGGGCACTGGGCAAAATGGGATTGTTTTCGGATCTGTTTTGTGAAACAGTCACCCTGGCATTATGTAAACAGTCACCCTGGCATTATGTAAACAGTCACCCTGGCATTATGTAAACAGTCACCCTGGCATTATGTAAACAGTCACCCTGGCATTATGTAAACGGTCACCCTGGCATCATCTAAACGGTCACCCTGGCATTATGTAAACAGTCACCCTGGCATTATGTAAATGGTCACCCTGGCATTATGTAAACAGTCACCCTGGCATTATGTAAACAGTCACCCTGGCATTATGTAAACAGTCACCCTGGCATTATGTAAACAGTCACCCTGGCATTATGTAAACGGTCACCCTGGCATTATGTAAACGGTCACCCTGGCATTATGTAAACGGTCACCCTGGCATTATGTAAACAGTCACCCTGGCATTATGTAAACAGTCACCCTGGCAGTCTGTGGCAGTCTGTGGCTGATTTCTCCGCCACATTAATATGgtctgttgtgttgtggtgtgttgtgttgtgttgtgttgtggtgtgttgtggtgtgttgtggtgtggtgtgttgtgttgtggtgtgttgtgttgtggtgtggtgtgttgtgttgtggtgtggtgtgttgtggtgtgttgtggtgtggtgtgttgtggtgtggtgtgttgtgtcgtgttgtgttgtggggATAAAGCCAGAAGGTACATTCCCTTCTCCTCCCACCCACCCGGCCTGCTAACAGTGTCGCTCTTGGCACTTGAACACCAGCCATTATTCACAGcccttagtagtagtagtagtagtattagtagtagtagtagtattagtagtggtagtagtggtagtagtagtagtattagtagtagtagtagtattagtagtggtagtagtagtagtagtagtagtattagtagtagtagtagtattagtagtggtagtagtagtattagtagtagtagtattagtagtagtagtagtagtagtcgtagtagtagtagtagtagtagtagtggtagtagtagtattagtagtagtagtggtagtagtagtagtattagtggtagtagtagtagtattagtagtggtagtagtagtagtagtagtagtagtagtagtattagtagtggtagtagtagtagtagtagtagtagtattagtagtagtagtagtattagtagtggtagtagtagtattagtagtagtagtagtagtattagtagtggtagtagtagtagtagtagtagtagtagtattagtagtggtagtagtagtagtagtagtattagtagtggtagtagtagtattagtagtagtagtagtagtattagtagtggtagtagtagtattagtagtagtagtagtagtattagtagtggtagtagtagtagtattagtagtagtagtagtattagtagtggtagtagtagtagtagtagtagtattagtagtggtagtagtagtattagtagtagtagtattagtagtagtagtagtagtagtagtcgtagtagtagtagtagtagtagtagtggtagtagtagtattagtagtagtagtggtagtagtagtagtattagtggtagtagtagtagtagtagtagtattagtagtagtagtagtagtagtagtagtagtagtagtagtattagtagtagtattagtagtagtattattattattattattattattagtagtagtagtagtattagtagtattagtagtagtattagtagtagtagtagtagtagtagtggtagtagtagtagtagtagtagtagtagtagtagtagtatcagcatgTTGCTGCCCACCCACAACACGCTGACTCCTGGACAGAGACTGTATCTGTCTATATCTTTGGGCATTTTGTTACCTCAGTACGTGAAGTCATGACTGGTCAGTTGTGGGATAAGGTTTAGCCAACTCTCACGCTGTTATTGTCTAGCTTTTGGCAAGGGGAACTGCCACTGCCCCTGGCACTCATCGCTGTGTTAAAACTTCACAACTATTATTTAGGGAACTTGGTACTGTATTTGGAAATGAAGCTTATAAATCAGCTTAAAAAGTGGTCCTTATGCAACAGAAAAACAACGATCAGGTTGAGCAGTCACACTACCCTGCCTGTTGGCCCTCCAGGAACAATGATTACCCTCTGAGGAATGTTCAGTTGGTGGGTTTGAGAAGGTGTTACCTGCTTGTGGCTTTATGTGAGATTGGAAGCCATAACAAAAACAGAGTTGCATATGCAAAAATAAAACTATGTTGGGACATGTTGTAACTAACATGCAAACCTATACATGTTTGCTCTTGGGTTGTGTAACCCTGACTGTTTTAAATTAGGTTTAGCGGCCAGTTGCTCTCTAGTTATCTCGTCTTCTCTGTGATATCGTTTTGGCTGTTAATATGTAGCTGAAGGGGACATTAGAGTTGGTGTTAGGCTATTTGGATGGCTTTGGAATGACAGTCTATAATAGATATGTTGGACTGATTGACCCTGTTTACGACAACTACAACTAAAGTGACTGTTCGGGATAAGTGCATTCCTCAGATATTAACCTCAGCCAACACCCACCCCCAGGGGTTGGAGAAAAGAGTCATGCCTTCACCTCAGAGTTCACAGCACCTACAATGTGAAGTGGAACTCTCTTTACATTCTTAGAATCCATTAAAGTGACTAACTGAGTAACTTGAATGGAATCCAATGAAGGAACTCTTTGGGGGGGGGTCTGAGATCTACTCACCGAGAGATCATGTGGTCAGTAACATCTGTAGCGGCCATTATCACTTAAACATTCTAAcgtatcctcccctctctctctctctctctcgctctctgtctctctctctgtctgtttgtctgtctctctctctctctctctctctctctctctctctctctctctctctgtctctctgtctctctctctgtctgtttgtctgtctctctctctctctctctctctctctgtctctctgtctctctctctgtctgtctgtctctctctctctctctctctctctctctctctctctctctctctctctctctctctctctctctccttagatGAGGAACAGCAGCGGGAGGTGCAGCGTCTGCGTGGCTCCGGGGAGGAGTGGCTTCGGCGCCGGGAGGTTCTGGAGCTGGCCCTGGGGTCGGCACAGACCCGTAACCTGGCCCTGGAGGAGGAGCTCAGAAGGAAGAAGGCGTACGTAGAGAAGGTAGAGCGGCTGCAGA harbors:
- the LOC110524861 gene encoding angiomotin-like 2a is translated as MRTAEESSGTVLHRLIQEQLRYGNPTDTRTLLAIQQQALRGGSNSSGGGGTGSPRSSLESLTQEESQFIHMSTRQDPQGQEYQGDYKHCERDSVCHLYQLHRHGEELPTYEEAKAHSQYLASVGAQRGQGLEVMDHQGGGQWDLKREHARSLSERLMQLSLERNGGSCGSRDSLPLSSTQSYPQLSNGHCGPVDHQGPESLQYPDQRGPPPDYYPFLVRPPGYMLSHSQETHGHYHQEPPPPFHSQHRYEPDHAQMIRHSVHSGPEVYMSHANPSAHNNSAQMDLLRENERLRKELEGYSEKAARLQKLEVEIQRISEAYETLMKGSAKRETLEKTMRNKLESEIKRLHDFNRDLRDRLDTATKQRVTKDVESANQKQQVFAKLLEQNEEQQREVQRLRGSGEEWLRRREVLELALGSAQTRNLALEEELRRKKAYVEKVERLQSALGQLQAACEKREALELRLRTRLEQELKSMRSAQSHSTASGPGSLPSDLSSMVSVQQQQQLAEREERILALEADITHWEQKYLEESTMRQFAMDAAATAAAQRDSSVIKHSPRHSPDNSFNDHLPFSHRHREMENRIRALHSQLLEKDAVIRVLQQRTGPEQQALLRPARSVPSISTTANASTSTSFNGPVERPIWGKGKSLSDDQTAAAVSPLSRSPHQHPRTPLALPLPYSEPQRRDHSSQCDSDVPAQKADLPVDPPNSSDTAAGVVEILI